The Neobacillus sp. PS3-34 genome has a window encoding:
- a CDS encoding EAL domain-containing protein — MKSIRRTVLFCFIILFVLLFHAWIFYWEKDSGIHVLAGSISILIVFRQAVIILENKGLLKKYQNGTRELEINEQRYRSLFHNHPDAVFSIDLNGIFTSANHACRNLLGYGNEELAGKHFLSIVSDGNKETIWEHFCEATGGNPQKFEIGIKGKEGFSSIASFTVVPIMIGEQITGVFGIGKDITENKNNVEKIRHMAFHDLLTGLPNRRMFEALLKQAILEEPDEMHAIMIIDLDRFKIINDTLGHNLGDQLLGIAARRLEVLLSSNEVIGRQGGDEFVLLAKGVYKVENVIDTAEKIINALKKPFFINSHELLLSSSIGISIYPNDGGTVEELLKNADIAMYRVKENGKNGYRLYSAQMSEGPARRLTLEKDLYLALEHNQFIIHYQPQMDTVAGRMTGVEALLRWQHPILGMVSPAEFIPIAEETGVIIPISEWVLRTACFQAKNWCNAGYDIKVGVNLSPRHFYQKNLVKTIEAVLKETGLKPDLLDLEITEGIAAKDRILLNLKLTSIRSLGVTISVDDFGTGYSSLSYLTNFPIDTLKIAREFIVEVGRDPASEAIISSIITMAKNLNLQVIAEGVETEKQSLFLQSLNCSLMQGYLFSKPLAPEEVEKLLNEVRPVTYTS, encoded by the coding sequence ATGAAGAGTATACGAAGGACCGTATTATTCTGTTTCATCATTTTATTTGTGCTGCTTTTCCACGCTTGGATTTTCTATTGGGAAAAAGATAGTGGAATCCATGTCTTGGCTGGAAGCATATCTATTTTGATCGTATTCAGACAGGCAGTTATCATTCTGGAGAACAAGGGACTATTGAAAAAATATCAAAATGGAACGAGGGAATTGGAAATAAACGAACAGCGCTATCGCTCACTTTTCCACAACCATCCAGATGCTGTTTTTTCAATCGATTTAAATGGGATTTTCACCTCTGCCAACCATGCTTGCAGAAACCTCTTAGGATATGGAAATGAAGAATTGGCGGGTAAGCATTTTTTAAGTATCGTTAGTGATGGAAATAAAGAAACGATTTGGGAACATTTTTGTGAAGCAACAGGGGGAAATCCACAAAAATTCGAAATAGGAATTAAGGGAAAAGAGGGCTTTTCTTCGATTGCCTCCTTTACAGTCGTTCCGATTATGATTGGAGAACAAATAACGGGCGTATTCGGAATTGGCAAGGACATAACAGAGAATAAGAATAATGTAGAAAAAATCCGCCATATGGCTTTTCATGATTTGTTGACCGGGCTGCCAAATAGGAGAATGTTTGAAGCTCTTCTAAAACAGGCAATCCTCGAAGAGCCTGATGAAATGCATGCAATTATGATTATTGACCTTGATCGATTCAAAATTATTAATGACACATTAGGCCATAATTTGGGTGACCAATTGTTGGGCATTGCGGCAAGGCGGCTGGAAGTGCTGTTATCTTCGAATGAGGTAATTGGCCGACAGGGCGGCGATGAGTTTGTCCTTCTTGCTAAAGGGGTTTACAAAGTTGAAAATGTTATCGATACAGCTGAAAAAATAATCAACGCTCTTAAAAAGCCTTTTTTCATAAATAGCCATGAGCTTCTTCTCTCCTCAAGTATTGGCATTTCCATTTATCCCAATGACGGAGGGACTGTAGAAGAGTTATTGAAAAATGCGGATATTGCTATGTACAGGGTGAAGGAAAATGGCAAAAACGGATATAGATTGTATTCTGCTCAAATGAGTGAAGGGCCAGCACGGAGATTAACGCTCGAGAAAGACCTTTATCTTGCTTTAGAGCACAACCAATTTATTATTCATTACCAGCCGCAAATGGATACGGTGGCTGGCAGAATGACCGGGGTTGAGGCCTTGTTAAGATGGCAGCATCCTATTTTAGGAATGGTTTCTCCCGCTGAATTTATACCAATCGCAGAAGAGACGGGAGTCATCATACCGATTAGTGAGTGGGTGCTAAGAACGGCTTGTTTTCAAGCGAAAAACTGGTGTAATGCCGGATACGATATTAAAGTCGGTGTGAATTTGTCGCCAAGGCATTTTTATCAAAAGAATCTGGTGAAAACGATCGAAGCAGTGCTGAAGGAAACCGGGCTGAAGCCGGATTTGCTGGACTTGGAAATAACAGAGGGAATTGCTGCAAAAGACCGGATACTTTTAAACTTAAAATTAACCTCAATCAGGTCATTAGGTGTAACCATTTCAGTAGATGATTTCGGGACGGGTTATTCATCCCTTTCTTATTTAACGAACTTTCCAATTGATACACTTAAAATTGCCAGGGAATTCATTGTGGAAGTTGGAAGAGACCCGGCAAGTGAAGCTATTATTTCCTCTATTATTACCATGGCAAAAAACCTTAATCTGCAAGTAATAGCGGAAGGCGTTGAGACAGAAAAGCAATCACTCTTTTTACAATCACTTAACTGCAGTCTTATGCAGGGGTATTTATTCAGTAAGCCCTTAGCTCCTGAAGAAGTAGAGAAATTGCTTAATGAAGTAAGACCGGTTACATATACTTCATAA
- a CDS encoding PqqD family protein, whose protein sequence is MFKLGKEERNLLTMVPLLREKVRYDEGEALLIVDRSNLVERFSIRYLKQPSVRKIKLDTFGSFVIKQTLANKTVEEISQCLSEQFGEDAEPALPRLMKFLEILESQEWIRWDE, encoded by the coding sequence ATGTTTAAGCTCGGAAAAGAAGAGAGGAACCTTCTGACGATGGTTCCTCTTTTACGGGAAAAAGTCCGTTACGATGAAGGTGAAGCATTATTAATTGTTGATCGAAGCAACCTTGTTGAACGCTTTTCTATTCGTTATTTAAAACAGCCTTCAGTAAGGAAAATTAAGCTTGATACATTTGGATCCTTTGTAATCAAGCAGACATTGGCGAACAAAACAGTCGAAGAAATATCCCAATGTCTTTCCGAACAGTTCGGAGAAGACGCGGAACCAGCTCTTCCACGATTGATGAAGTTTCTGGAGATACTCGAATCACAGGAATGGATCAGATGGGACGAGTAA
- a CDS encoding MFS transporter produces MALAISAFGIGTTEFVPVGLLSTISNDLNISITLAGLLISGYAMGVAFGAPILTALTNKMSRKSLLMALMVIFIVGNSVSAISSSFGLLLVARIITAFSHGVFFSIGSTIAADLVPEHKRASAIAFMFTGLTVATVTGVPLGTFIGQTFGWRATFWGVAFLGVIGIIASAILVPKNLKDAPPSKFSDQMKILKNGPLLLAFAITALGYGGTFVAFTYLTPILQDITGFTPKVVSVILLVYGIAVAIGNTVGGKAADKNPLKALFWMFVAQAIILVILTFTAPFKIAGVITIFLLGLLAFMNVPGLQVLVVKLAERHAPSAVNVASALNIAAFNVGIAIGAFVGGLIVDSIGLIHTPWIGGVMVLGAVLLTAWSAMIEKRTAK; encoded by the coding sequence ATGGCACTCGCAATTAGTGCATTTGGGATTGGTACCACAGAATTTGTCCCTGTTGGGTTATTGTCCACGATTTCGAATGATTTAAATATATCGATTACGTTAGCAGGATTGTTGATTTCTGGATATGCGATGGGAGTTGCCTTTGGAGCTCCAATTTTAACTGCTTTAACCAATAAGATGAGCCGCAAATCTTTGCTAATGGCATTAATGGTGATTTTTATTGTTGGTAACTCTGTCTCTGCGATTTCATCAAGTTTTGGTTTATTGCTAGTTGCACGTATTATTACCGCTTTTTCGCATGGAGTGTTCTTCTCAATTGGTTCCACTATTGCAGCTGATTTGGTTCCTGAGCATAAACGTGCCAGTGCGATTGCCTTTATGTTTACAGGATTAACTGTTGCTACTGTCACTGGAGTTCCGTTAGGTACATTTATCGGCCAGACATTTGGCTGGAGAGCAACCTTTTGGGGCGTTGCCTTTCTTGGCGTCATCGGCATCATTGCCAGTGCCATTTTAGTACCAAAAAATCTAAAGGATGCTCCGCCTTCTAAATTCAGTGACCAGATGAAGATACTTAAAAATGGTCCATTGCTATTGGCATTTGCCATTACGGCTCTTGGCTACGGCGGTACATTTGTTGCATTCACCTATTTAACACCGATTCTTCAGGATATAACCGGGTTTACCCCAAAGGTAGTCAGTGTCATTTTATTAGTTTACGGAATTGCAGTTGCCATCGGAAACACAGTTGGCGGAAAAGCAGCCGACAAAAATCCTTTAAAAGCATTATTCTGGATGTTTGTTGCTCAAGCAATCATTTTGGTAATTCTTACATTTACTGCACCGTTTAAAATCGCGGGAGTCATTACCATCTTCTTATTGGGCTTGTTGGCCTTTATGAACGTACCTGGACTCCAGGTATTAGTTGTGAAGCTTGCAGAACGCCATGCGCCTTCTGCTGTTAACGTCGCTTCAGCATTAAACATTGCCGCTTTCAACGTAGGAATTGCAATTGGCGCTTTTGTAGGGGGACTTATTGTAGATTCCATCGGTTTAATTCACACACCATGGATTGGCGGGGTCATGGTACTTGGAGCTGTTTTATTAACAGCTTGGAGTGCTATGATTGAAAAAAGGACTGCTAAATAA
- a CDS encoding amino acid ABC transporter permease, with protein MNFRFDIIIEYGPLLFKGTLLTIALSLAGIVLGTGLGLLIGLGKMMRNKWLAFPFEAYITFFRGTPLFVQILLIHFGIVPLFTGKTNAIAAAIIALSLNSAAYIAEIFRAGIQSIDKGQMEAARSLGMGHTQAMKYIILPQAFKRMIPPLGNEFVVLIKESSLAAIIAAPEMMYWGRAMAGQYFRVWEPYLTAAVIYLALTLSLSFLLNRLERRLDTE; from the coding sequence ATGAACTTTCGTTTTGACATTATTATTGAATATGGGCCGCTGTTATTTAAAGGAACCTTGCTTACCATTGCCCTTTCTCTGGCAGGAATTGTCTTGGGGACAGGGTTGGGGCTGTTAATTGGGCTTGGAAAGATGATGCGTAATAAATGGCTGGCTTTCCCCTTCGAGGCTTATATCACCTTTTTTAGAGGAACGCCCCTTTTTGTCCAGATTCTACTGATTCATTTTGGTATTGTCCCGTTATTCACCGGCAAAACCAATGCCATTGCGGCAGCTATCATTGCTCTTTCTCTAAACTCTGCAGCGTATATTGCCGAGATATTTAGAGCTGGCATCCAGTCGATTGACAAGGGGCAAATGGAAGCGGCACGATCGCTGGGAATGGGCCATACCCAGGCGATGAAATATATCATTCTTCCCCAGGCATTTAAAAGAATGATCCCTCCGCTTGGAAACGAGTTTGTTGTATTAATTAAAGAATCCTCCCTTGCTGCCATCATCGCCGCCCCTGAAATGATGTATTGGGGAAGGGCAATGGCAGGCCAGTATTTCCGTGTGTGGGAACCTTATCTAACAGCAGCAGTCATCTATCTGGCATTGACCCTATCGCTCAGCTTCCTATTAAATCGTCTTGAAAGAAGGCTGGATACGGAATGA
- a CDS encoding helix-turn-helix domain-containing protein — protein sequence MKKYNIPVEAALDVIGGKWKVVILCHLIKGKKRTSELKKLMPGITQKMLTQQLRELEEDDVILREVYNQVPPKVEYSLTDYGWSLKHILDSLCMWGEQHIEKVYPNKEDVLIQPVE from the coding sequence ATGAAAAAATATAATATACCAGTTGAAGCAGCGTTGGATGTGATCGGTGGGAAATGGAAGGTAGTCATTCTATGCCATCTTATAAAAGGGAAAAAACGCACCAGTGAATTAAAGAAACTTATGCCTGGAATTACACAGAAAATGCTTACCCAGCAATTACGTGAATTAGAAGAGGATGATGTTATCCTTCGTGAGGTATATAATCAGGTGCCGCCAAAGGTTGAATACTCGCTCACTGACTACGGATGGTCGCTAAAGCATATTTTAGATTCCCTTTGTATGTGGGGAGAACAGCATATAGAAAAGGTATATCCAAATAAAGAAGATGTTCTCATCCAGCCAGTCGAATAA
- a CDS encoding amino acid ABC transporter ATP-binding protein, giving the protein MIKVENLKKTFGSHVVLKDVSLEVGLSEVVVVIGPSGSGKSTFLRCINMLETISGGKVMIEGMDITDKKTNINEIRTEVGMVFQHFHLFPHKTVMENIILAPMKVRKVSQTEALEKGKKLLRKVGLEDKENVYPSSLSGGQKQRVAIARALAMEPKIMLFDEPTSALDPEMVGEVLEVMKQLAKEGMTMVVVTHEMGFAREVGDRVIFMDAGNIIEENLPQELFENPRQERTKAFLSKIL; this is encoded by the coding sequence ATGATTAAAGTTGAAAATCTAAAGAAGACATTTGGATCTCATGTAGTTCTAAAAGATGTCAGCCTTGAAGTAGGGCTTAGTGAAGTAGTGGTGGTGATCGGCCCTTCAGGTTCAGGCAAATCAACATTTCTTCGATGCATCAATATGCTTGAAACCATATCAGGTGGAAAAGTGATGATTGAAGGAATGGATATAACTGATAAAAAAACGAATATCAATGAAATAAGGACAGAGGTCGGTATGGTATTTCAGCATTTTCACTTGTTCCCGCATAAGACAGTGATGGAAAATATCATTCTTGCACCAATGAAAGTACGGAAAGTGTCTCAAACTGAAGCATTGGAAAAAGGAAAAAAATTGCTGAGGAAGGTTGGCCTTGAGGATAAAGAAAATGTATATCCAAGTTCTCTTTCAGGAGGGCAAAAACAACGTGTCGCTATTGCAAGGGCGCTTGCGATGGAGCCGAAGATTATGCTTTTTGATGAGCCCACCTCTGCACTGGATCCGGAAATGGTTGGAGAGGTGCTTGAGGTTATGAAACAACTGGCAAAAGAAGGCATGACGATGGTCGTCGTTACCCATGAAATGGGATTTGCCCGGGAGGTTGGAGATCGGGTGATTTTTATGGATGCAGGCAACATTATAGAGGAAAACCTTCCGCAGGAGCTTTTTGAAAATCCACGGCAAGAACGCACAAAAGCCTTCTTAAGCAAGATTTTATAG
- a CDS encoding basic amino acid ABC transporter substrate-binding protein — translation MKKISALLWMVTLVFVLASCGTSQTEKGGGKKAADSEKKTLRIVTDAAYAPFEYMDKGNIVGFDVDFVKAVVKNAGYKAEFDNVGWDPVFVEITNKRADIGMSSITINDDRKQTYDFSLPYFLSTNKILVSENSQIKNAKDLKNKVVAVQNGTTGQAAIEKLFGKNNENLKKFENNNLAIMELNSGGADAVVADNAVVEVYAKNNPEKKLKVIEDSENFDSEFYGLMFPKGSKLKTDIDKAVKKVIDDGTYEKIYKKWFGRNPDLNKLKAQQE, via the coding sequence GTGAAGAAAATTTCTGCGTTACTTTGGATGGTTACGTTAGTATTTGTTTTGGCTTCTTGCGGTACAAGCCAGACTGAAAAGGGAGGGGGCAAGAAAGCTGCAGATTCGGAGAAAAAGACGCTGCGTATTGTGACAGACGCAGCCTATGCACCATTCGAGTATATGGATAAAGGGAATATTGTCGGATTTGATGTGGATTTTGTTAAAGCAGTCGTTAAAAATGCAGGTTATAAGGCTGAATTTGACAATGTTGGATGGGACCCTGTGTTTGTTGAAATAACCAATAAACGGGCAGATATAGGTATGTCGTCCATCACGATTAATGATGATCGGAAACAAACATACGATTTTTCTCTACCGTATTTTTTATCTACAAATAAAATCCTTGTTTCTGAAAATAGCCAAATAAAGAATGCTAAAGACCTAAAGAATAAAGTGGTAGCCGTCCAAAATGGAACAACTGGCCAGGCGGCAATTGAAAAGCTTTTCGGCAAGAATAATGAGAATCTAAAAAAGTTCGAAAACAACAATCTCGCAATTATGGAGCTCAATAGCGGAGGAGCAGATGCGGTTGTTGCAGATAACGCGGTGGTTGAGGTTTATGCGAAAAATAATCCCGAAAAAAAGCTAAAGGTAATTGAGGATAGTGAGAATTTTGATTCTGAATTTTATGGATTGATGTTTCCGAAGGGAAGCAAGTTAAAGACGGATATCGATAAAGCAGTAAAGAAGGTAATTGATGATGGAACATATGAAAAAATTTATAAAAAATGGTTTGGGAGAAATCCAGACCTTAACAAGTTAAAAGCACAGCAAGAATAG
- a CDS encoding threonine/serine exporter family protein, whose amino-acid sequence MDIQEHSTDEVMEVCLLAGKIMLQSGAETYRVEDTMTRMASFFGIRQSHSYVTPTGIIFSAEGNEPTKTKLIRISERSTDLKKVTMVNSISRRISNGEVGLSEASGLLNEIDSLNLTFPFSIQVAAASIASGCFLIMFNGTWYDFFPSLIAGGLGFLGLVYFHRLVPIKFFSEFLASFIIGLLSFLFVKSGVGHELDKIIIGSVMPLVPGLLITNAVRDLMAGHLVSGLSKGAEAFLTAFAIGSGIAVVLSFL is encoded by the coding sequence ATGGATATACAGGAACATTCAACAGATGAAGTAATGGAAGTATGTTTGCTGGCCGGCAAAATTATGCTTCAAAGCGGTGCCGAAACGTATCGGGTAGAGGATACGATGACGAGAATGGCTTCCTTTTTTGGCATACGCCAATCACATAGCTATGTTACACCTACAGGAATCATTTTTTCGGCAGAGGGTAATGAGCCAACGAAAACAAAACTGATACGCATTTCCGAGCGGTCGACCGATTTGAAAAAGGTGACTATGGTAAACAGTATTTCGCGGAGAATAAGCAATGGTGAGGTAGGTCTAAGTGAAGCAAGCGGCCTTTTAAATGAAATTGATTCATTAAACCTAACTTTCCCATTTTCTATACAGGTTGCGGCAGCCTCGATTGCAAGCGGATGTTTCCTTATCATGTTTAATGGAACCTGGTATGACTTTTTCCCTTCCTTAATAGCAGGCGGACTAGGATTTCTTGGACTGGTTTATTTCCACAGGCTTGTTCCAATCAAGTTTTTTTCAGAGTTTCTTGCTTCATTTATAATAGGGCTTCTGTCATTTTTATTTGTAAAATCCGGCGTAGGCCATGAGCTCGATAAAATCATTATTGGATCAGTGATGCCGTTGGTACCAGGTCTCCTTATAACCAATGCAGTGCGGGATTTAATGGCGGGACATCTTGTATCAGGGCTTTCAAAAGGGGCTGAAGCATTTTTGACTGCGTTTGCGATTGGTTCCGGAATAGCGGTCGTATTGTCATTTTTGTAA
- a CDS encoding threonine/serine exporter family protein, which produces MNIIEQLITSFIATGAFGVIFNAPKQSLIKCGLVGMVGWLIYVVMVNNQADTVLATLAAAFFVAVISHVLAKIYKTPVIIFSVAGIIPLVPGGLAYDAMRNFVENDYGSALTLAAKAFMLSGSIAFGLVFSEVINQIIRKIQLQQKVKG; this is translated from the coding sequence ATGAACATTATTGAGCAGTTAATAACAAGCTTTATTGCAACAGGTGCCTTTGGCGTCATTTTCAATGCTCCAAAGCAGTCCTTGATTAAATGCGGTTTAGTCGGGATGGTTGGCTGGCTTATTTATGTGGTGATGGTGAACAATCAAGCTGATACGGTTTTAGCCACTTTAGCCGCAGCCTTTTTCGTTGCGGTTATCAGCCATGTTTTAGCCAAAATATATAAGACCCCGGTCATTATTTTTAGTGTTGCCGGCATTATTCCATTAGTGCCGGGAGGCCTTGCATATGATGCGATGAGAAACTTCGTTGAAAATGATTACGGTTCAGCCCTCACTCTTGCTGCAAAGGCATTCATGCTCTCAGGTTCCATTGCTTTTGGGCTTGTTTTTTCTGAAGTGATCAACCAGATTATTCGTAAAATTCAGCTCCAGCAAAAAGTGAAAGGATGA